One segment of Candidatus Nitrospira nitrosa DNA contains the following:
- the glgP gene encoding alpha-glucan family phosphorylase, translated as MTDRTNDPLVAYFSMEIGLDSNMPTYAGGLGVLAGDTIRSAADLEIPMVAVTLLHRRGYFYQRLDEQGWQHEEPVAWPINDFCKPVDQRVAVEIEGRTVHVGAWQFQVRGESGSEVSVYLLDTDLPENQPLDRTLTDTLYGGDDSYRLCQEVVLGLGGFRLLRALGYGHIRRFHMNEGHAALLVLALLEEKLASRVHEDTVPADLIDAVREQCVFTTHTPVPAGHDQFPSDLAHRVLGDRRCGWLQACGHDHSLNMTQLALRGSRFVNGVAMKHGEVSQSLFPGYPIHSITNGVHAVTWAAPSFQTLYDRHLPDWRHDQLSLRYAINIPMQDIWNAHTEAKRALVDYVNRETNVGFDRDVLTIGFARRAAAYKRGTLIFHDVERLAKIAKQVGPLQIVFSGKAHPHDQDGKTLIHRIHELRDTLRGNIRVAYLTNYDMTLAKLLCAGVDLWLNTPLPPMEASGTSGMKAAVNGVPSLSVLDGWWIEGHVEAVTGWSIGDRIDTCLEPNGGMDVCHAAALYDKLEQKVLPCFYKDRERFLEIMRQSIALNGGFFNTQRMMAQYLHNAYRLVGEYVRRG; from the coding sequence ATGACGGACCGGACCAACGACCCACTGGTCGCCTATTTTTCTATGGAGATCGGGCTCGATTCCAACATGCCGACCTATGCGGGTGGGTTAGGCGTCCTGGCAGGGGATACGATTCGATCAGCTGCCGATCTCGAAATTCCCATGGTTGCCGTCACCCTCTTGCATCGTCGTGGCTATTTCTATCAACGGCTGGACGAACAGGGGTGGCAGCACGAAGAGCCGGTGGCCTGGCCGATCAACGATTTTTGCAAGCCTGTCGATCAACGTGTCGCCGTCGAGATCGAAGGGCGGACGGTACATGTCGGGGCCTGGCAGTTTCAGGTGAGAGGCGAGTCGGGCAGTGAGGTGTCGGTCTATCTGCTCGATACGGATCTCCCGGAGAATCAGCCCTTGGATCGGACTCTCACTGATACGCTCTATGGCGGCGACGACTCCTATCGGCTCTGCCAAGAAGTCGTGCTGGGTCTCGGAGGCTTCCGGCTGTTGCGGGCGTTGGGATATGGGCATATTCGACGGTTCCATATGAATGAAGGACATGCGGCCTTACTTGTGCTCGCTCTTCTGGAAGAGAAACTCGCGTCACGTGTTCATGAAGATACGGTCCCTGCCGATCTTATCGATGCCGTTCGGGAACAATGTGTGTTCACGACGCATACGCCGGTGCCGGCCGGTCACGATCAATTTCCTTCCGACCTTGCCCATCGTGTGCTGGGTGATCGACGCTGTGGGTGGCTGCAAGCCTGTGGCCATGACCACAGTTTGAATATGACGCAGCTCGCGCTGCGCGGCTCACGCTTCGTCAATGGTGTGGCCATGAAACACGGTGAGGTTTCCCAGAGTCTCTTCCCTGGTTATCCGATTCACTCAATCACCAATGGTGTTCATGCGGTGACGTGGGCTGCTCCCTCATTTCAAACGCTCTATGATCGGCATCTTCCCGACTGGCGGCATGATCAACTCTCACTGCGATACGCGATCAACATTCCCATGCAGGACATTTGGAATGCACACACCGAGGCGAAGCGGGCGCTCGTCGACTATGTCAATCGTGAGACGAATGTCGGGTTTGATCGGGACGTTCTCACTATCGGCTTTGCCAGGCGGGCTGCCGCCTATAAGCGTGGCACCTTGATCTTTCATGATGTCGAACGGCTCGCGAAAATAGCGAAACAGGTTGGACCGCTACAAATTGTCTTCAGCGGCAAGGCCCATCCGCACGATCAGGATGGGAAAACCCTGATTCACAGGATTCATGAGCTTCGCGATACCTTGCGGGGCAACATTCGGGTGGCCTATCTCACGAATTACGATATGACGCTCGCCAAGCTCCTCTGTGCCGGTGTGGATCTATGGCTCAACACCCCGCTCCCGCCGATGGAAGCCTCAGGAACCAGCGGGATGAAGGCGGCGGTCAATGGCGTGCCGAGTTTGAGCGTGCTCGATGGCTGGTGGATTGAAGGCCACGTGGAAGCCGTGACCGGCTGGTCGATCGGCGATCGGATTGATACCTGCCTTGAGCCGAACGGGGGTATGGATGTCTGCCATGCCGCCGCTCTGTATGACAAGCTGGAGCAGAAAGTCTTGCCCTGTTTCTACAAAGACCGTGAACGCTTTCTGGAAATAATGAGGCAATCGATTGCATTGAACGGCGGGTTCTTTAATACTCAACGGATGATGGCACAGTATCTCCATAACGCCTACCGGCTGGTCGGTGAGTATGTCCGTCGGGGGTGA
- a CDS encoding glycosyltransferase — MLDGTSRNDYDAVVFTMAGDDPEGWEILDRVEEQAANNPDLFSSQIWLVSAVWRSYVFQRGADVVIQKSLREGFGSAVSEAFWKEKPTVAGKAGGIPMQFPETYQTNLVNSVEGCAERVLDLLKRPGERGAFGRAGREHVRKHFLLSPLVLDELQLIKQMLGAA; from the coding sequence ATGTTAGACGGAACGTCGAGGAACGACTACGATGCCGTCGTGTTTACGATGGCGGGCGATGATCCTGAAGGATGGGAAATCTTGGATCGCGTGGAAGAGCAGGCTGCAAACAACCCTGATCTTTTCTCTTCACAAATCTGGCTGGTGTCGGCAGTATGGAGGTCATACGTATTCCAACGTGGGGCTGATGTTGTGATCCAAAAATCACTCCGAGAGGGATTTGGGTCGGCCGTATCCGAGGCTTTCTGGAAAGAAAAGCCGACTGTGGCCGGAAAGGCCGGAGGGATTCCCATGCAGTTTCCGGAGACCTATCAGACAAACCTTGTGAACAGCGTGGAAGGCTGTGCGGAGCGGGTCCTCGACCTGCTCAAGCGACCGGGCGAACGTGGAGCATTCGGCCGGGCGGGGCGCGAGCATGTTCGAAAACATTTTCTCCTGTCGCCGCTGGTGCTCGACGAGCTCCAACTGATCAAGCAGATGCTGGGGGCAGCATGA
- a CDS encoding acetate/propionate family kinase, with the protein MTVSAQVSPAGSILAINGGSSTLKFALFQPGASLARELSGSIDRIGTPDGTITWVGKHTGTAERRRITASDHVACLEPLLACIKDHLAQNPLVAIGHRVVHGGRYREPQLVTPTVMEELQRLRGYDPEHLPAEIELIHEFARRYPHLPQVACFDTAFHRDMPRMARLLPIPRRYEKGGLQRYGFHGLSYAFLMRELVRVGKPGEANGRLILAHLGNGASMAAVKDGKAVDTTMSFTPTSGLPMSRRSGDLDPGLVAYLARTEGMSADQFHNMVNRESGLLGISETSSDMRDLLNQEQHDPRAAEAIELFCYQARKWIGAFTAALGGLDTLVFTAGIGEHSPVIRARICDGLECLDVALDHARNEAGESVISKDDGRVTVRVMRTDEESEIARSVSEQLSKPKQ; encoded by the coding sequence ATGACGGTCTCCGCCCAAGTTTCTCCAGCCGGTTCAATTTTGGCGATCAATGGAGGATCGTCCACGCTCAAATTCGCTCTCTTCCAGCCCGGTGCTTCCCTTGCCCGTGAACTGTCAGGCTCGATCGACCGCATCGGGACACCGGACGGAACGATCACCTGGGTGGGTAAACACACCGGCACTGCCGAGCGTCGGAGGATCACGGCATCCGACCATGTCGCGTGTCTTGAGCCGTTGTTAGCCTGCATCAAGGACCATCTTGCACAGAACCCGCTCGTGGCAATTGGACATCGTGTTGTTCATGGTGGTCGGTATCGTGAGCCGCAGCTCGTGACGCCGACTGTCATGGAAGAACTGCAACGATTACGTGGGTACGATCCGGAACATCTTCCTGCTGAGATCGAATTGATTCACGAATTCGCACGTCGATATCCTCATCTCCCGCAAGTCGCCTGTTTTGATACGGCATTTCACCGCGACATGCCGCGGATGGCTCGACTACTCCCGATCCCGCGACGGTACGAAAAAGGGGGCCTTCAACGATATGGGTTCCACGGATTGTCCTATGCCTTTCTGATGAGGGAACTGGTCAGAGTCGGGAAGCCAGGCGAAGCGAACGGGCGCCTTATCCTCGCCCATCTCGGAAACGGCGCGAGCATGGCGGCAGTCAAAGATGGAAAGGCGGTCGACACGACGATGAGCTTCACGCCTACCTCCGGCCTGCCGATGAGCCGTCGATCAGGGGATCTCGATCCGGGGCTCGTGGCCTATCTGGCTCGCACGGAAGGCATGAGCGCGGATCAGTTTCACAATATGGTGAATAGGGAATCGGGCTTGCTCGGTATCTCTGAAACGAGTTCTGACATGCGGGACTTACTCAATCAGGAGCAGCATGATCCACGAGCGGCAGAAGCCATCGAGCTGTTTTGCTATCAGGCGAGAAAATGGATTGGGGCGTTCACGGCAGCACTCGGAGGGTTAGACACCCTGGTCTTCACCGCCGGGATCGGCGAACACTCACCGGTTATTCGCGCTCGGATCTGCGACGGCTTGGAATGTCTCGACGTCGCGCTCGATCACGCGCGCAACGAGGCCGGTGAATCTGTGATTTCAAAAGACGACGGCAGGGTGACCGTACGCGTCATGCGTACCGATGAAGAAAGTGAGATCGCACGTTCTGTCAGCGAACAACTCAGCAAACCGAAACAATGA
- a CDS encoding DUF1207 domain-containing protein: MLLLVGHAYADEPEPKNPEEVKVPTVIDCRYDHHDEGEVSEAFPSDDVFRPLMADPKQPQFFAIWQQSRARADNSSFSLGSVAIGENFGFYTNRKGCNGWQVGLLTGVFAQFDLDETNAALINTDFNVGVPLSWRSGNWSARLRYYHQSSHLGDEFLGSHPEIKPSSFILEEAEGILSYDYRWLRFYGGAAVLVHREPSTIDRTRVQWGFEARAPSMRTRILEPFLNRLIVTPVLSGDFKSHEELSWIINTNVLGGFEWSRTGSRRHFRIMVTYFHGHNPYGPFYNQKIESIGVGAYFTF, translated from the coding sequence ATGCTTTTGCTTGTCGGCCACGCTTATGCGGATGAGCCTGAGCCAAAGAATCCTGAGGAGGTGAAGGTACCAACGGTCATTGATTGTCGGTATGATCACCATGACGAGGGGGAGGTGAGTGAGGCTTTTCCCTCCGATGATGTTTTTCGTCCCCTGATGGCGGATCCCAAGCAGCCGCAGTTCTTTGCCATCTGGCAACAGTCGCGGGCGCGGGCGGACAATTCCTCATTCAGTCTGGGATCAGTGGCCATCGGGGAGAATTTTGGTTTTTACACGAATCGGAAAGGCTGCAACGGATGGCAAGTGGGACTGCTCACGGGAGTCTTTGCGCAGTTCGATCTGGATGAAACGAACGCGGCATTGATCAACACGGATTTTAACGTGGGGGTCCCGCTCTCGTGGCGTTCGGGGAATTGGTCGGCGAGGCTTCGCTACTATCACCAGAGCAGTCATCTCGGTGATGAATTCTTGGGCAGTCATCCGGAAATCAAGCCGTCGAGTTTCATCTTGGAGGAGGCGGAAGGTATTCTGTCCTATGACTACCGATGGCTTCGCTTCTATGGAGGAGCGGCGGTGCTGGTCCATCGTGAGCCATCGACGATCGATCGCACCCGAGTCCAATGGGGATTCGAGGCACGGGCGCCGTCGATGAGGACCAGGATCTTGGAGCCGTTTCTCAACCGCTTGATCGTGACGCCCGTGTTGTCGGGAGATTTCAAGTCGCATGAGGAACTGAGCTGGATCATCAACACCAACGTGCTCGGCGGTTTCGAATGGTCCCGCACGGGGTCTCGCCGGCACTTTCGAATCATGGTGACCTATTTCCACGGTCATAATCCGTATGGGCCATTTTACAATCAAAAGATCGAGTCGATCGGTGTCGGGGCGTATTTCACGTTTTAG
- a CDS encoding phosphoketolase family protein → MPRTKTTTRKSELLERMDAYWRAANYLSVGQIYLYDNPLLRKPLTRAHIKPRLLGHWGTTPGLNFIYVHLNRIIKEHDLNMIYIAGPGHGGPGLVANAYLEGTYSEVYPDISQDERGMQGLFKQFSFPGGIPSHVAPETPGSIHEGGELGYALSHAYGAVFDNPDLIAACVVGDGEAETGPLATSWHSNKFLNPSTDGVVLPILHLNGYKIANPTVLARISHDELDQLFRGYGYRPYFVEGHDPQKMHRIMAATLDQIVKDIQRIKTDARRNGAPQRPRWPMIVLRTPKGWTCPTHIDGKRTEDHWRSHQVPMGDMDQPAHIKILEKWMKRYKPGELFDKAGELKPELAELAPKGARRMSANPHANGGLLLKDLRLPDFRRYAVAVKQPGSVEAEATRVMGAFLRDTMKLNGERRNFRLFSPDENNSNRWQDVLEVTNRAWMAERYPSDDHLASDGRVMEMLSEHQCQGWLEGYLLTGRHGFFSCYEAFIHIIDSMFNQHAKWLKICNHIPWRRPIASLNYLLSSHVWRQDHNGFSHQDPGFIDHVVNKKAEVIRVYLPPDANTLLSVTDHCLRSRNHVNVIVAGKQSAPQWLDMDAAVKHCTAGIGIWEWASNDRNGEPDVVMACCGDVPTMETLAAVSLLRRYLPGVKVRVVNVVDLMKLQPSAEHPNGLPDKDFDALFTTDKPIIFAFHGYPWLIHRLTYRRANHKNLHVRGYKEEGTTTTPFDMAVMNDLDRFHLVADVIDRIGLRGSQADYTRQALRDKRIEHKHYIAEHGEDMPEIRQWKWAGGRTTRRGGRV, encoded by the coding sequence ATGCCACGAACCAAGACGACAACGCGGAAGTCAGAACTGCTCGAGCGGATGGATGCCTATTGGCGAGCGGCCAATTATCTGTCTGTCGGGCAAATCTATCTCTACGACAATCCCTTGCTCAGGAAGCCCCTCACTCGCGCCCATATCAAACCGCGTTTGCTCGGCCATTGGGGCACCACACCGGGGTTGAATTTCATCTATGTGCATCTGAATCGGATCATCAAGGAACATGACCTCAATATGATCTATATCGCCGGACCAGGCCATGGTGGACCTGGGCTCGTCGCGAATGCCTACCTTGAAGGTACCTATAGCGAAGTCTATCCGGATATCTCGCAGGACGAACGAGGCATGCAAGGCTTGTTCAAACAGTTTTCGTTTCCCGGCGGTATTCCCAGCCATGTAGCACCGGAGACGCCTGGTTCCATTCATGAAGGTGGTGAATTGGGCTACGCTCTCTCGCATGCCTATGGGGCGGTGTTCGACAATCCGGATCTGATCGCAGCTTGCGTGGTTGGGGACGGTGAAGCAGAGACCGGCCCGCTCGCCACGAGCTGGCATTCCAACAAATTTCTCAATCCATCCACTGACGGCGTTGTCCTGCCTATCCTTCACCTCAATGGGTACAAGATCGCGAACCCGACGGTCCTGGCACGGATTAGTCATGACGAACTCGACCAACTCTTTCGAGGGTACGGGTATCGGCCCTATTTCGTCGAGGGGCACGACCCGCAAAAGATGCATCGGATCATGGCAGCGACACTTGATCAGATCGTGAAAGATATTCAACGGATCAAGACCGACGCGCGCAGAAACGGAGCGCCGCAGCGGCCGCGTTGGCCCATGATCGTGCTCCGGACGCCTAAGGGCTGGACCTGCCCCACGCACATCGACGGCAAGCGGACGGAAGATCATTGGCGTTCACATCAAGTCCCGATGGGCGACATGGACCAACCGGCCCATATCAAGATTCTTGAGAAGTGGATGAAGCGCTACAAGCCAGGGGAGCTGTTCGACAAAGCCGGGGAATTGAAGCCCGAGCTTGCCGAGCTGGCTCCGAAAGGAGCGCGTCGCATGAGTGCCAACCCCCATGCGAACGGGGGTCTGCTGTTAAAAGATTTACGTTTGCCGGATTTCCGCCGGTATGCCGTTGCTGTGAAGCAGCCGGGTAGCGTCGAGGCCGAGGCGACACGTGTGATGGGGGCGTTTCTGCGGGATACGATGAAGCTCAACGGGGAGCGTCGGAACTTTCGTCTCTTCAGTCCGGATGAGAACAATTCCAACCGCTGGCAGGACGTGTTGGAGGTCACCAACCGTGCCTGGATGGCGGAGCGATACCCTTCTGATGACCACTTGGCCTCAGATGGCCGGGTGATGGAGATGCTGAGTGAGCACCAGTGCCAGGGCTGGCTGGAAGGGTATCTGTTGACAGGCCGACACGGCTTCTTTTCCTGCTATGAAGCCTTCATCCACATTATCGACTCGATGTTCAACCAACATGCCAAGTGGCTCAAGATCTGCAACCACATTCCCTGGCGACGGCCGATTGCGTCGCTGAATTATTTATTGTCCTCCCATGTCTGGCGACAGGACCACAATGGGTTCAGTCATCAAGATCCCGGGTTCATCGATCACGTGGTCAACAAGAAGGCCGAGGTGATTCGTGTGTATCTTCCGCCCGATGCCAATACGCTGCTGTCGGTCACCGACCATTGTCTGCGCAGTCGCAACCACGTGAACGTCATCGTGGCGGGCAAGCAGTCGGCGCCGCAATGGCTTGATATGGATGCTGCTGTGAAACATTGCACCGCCGGCATCGGCATATGGGAATGGGCCAGCAATGATCGCAACGGGGAACCGGACGTGGTGATGGCCTGTTGCGGCGATGTACCGACGATGGAAACCTTGGCGGCGGTCTCCTTGTTACGGAGGTACCTACCGGGTGTGAAAGTGCGAGTCGTCAACGTGGTGGATCTGATGAAGCTGCAACCATCCGCTGAACATCCGAACGGATTGCCCGATAAGGATTTCGATGCGCTCTTCACGACGGACAAGCCGATCATCTTCGCCTTTCACGGTTATCCCTGGCTGATTCACCGATTGACCTATCGTCGAGCCAATCACAAGAACCTGCATGTGCGCGGATACAAGGAAGAAGGGACGACGACGACGCCGTTCGACATGGCGGTGATGAACGATCTTGATCGGTTTCACCTCGTCGCTGATGTCATCGACCGCATCGGCCTGCGCGGCTCGCAGGCCGACTACACCAGGCAGGCTCTCCGCGACAAGCGTATCGAACATAAGCACTACATCGCCGAGCATGGCGAAGACATGCCGGAGATCAGGCAGTGGAAATGGGCCGGAGGAAGGACAACGCGACGAGGTGGACGCGTGTGA